The following are encoded in a window of Candidatus Palauibacter scopulicola genomic DNA:
- a CDS encoding Zn-dependent hydrolase: MGPISRRRFGALALGAAGAAATAWPLRALRGQRLLVDGERLNRRLGELARFSSAEEGTTRLAYSDEDRAARAWLSDIMSGLGLEVHVDRAANLIGSRRGTDPSLAPIVLGSHIDSVPAGGSYDGQVGSMGALEAVATLVDAGRETRHPLEFVIWANEEGGKTGSRAIAGETLPWEVDILTASGFSIGEGTERLGGDLTDLAAARREAGSLAAYLELHIEQGFVLDRGGLDIGVVQGIVGIRRWSVTVDGFANHAGTTPMDMRQDAMVTAARIIDAVHVTARELSGRHVATVGRLSAEPGAPNVIPGRVTFSLEIRDLAMTGIDAVFQAIRGRAEEIAAADGTTVSIEQFYESRAAPTDPRLRDIIEAEALDLGLTALRMPSGAGHDAQSVALLGPVGMIFVPSREGISHSPLEFTEPDQITAGTNVLLGALLAVDARGL; the protein is encoded by the coding sequence ATGGGGCCGATCTCCCGGCGGCGGTTCGGGGCGCTCGCCCTCGGCGCCGCGGGAGCGGCGGCCACCGCCTGGCCGCTCCGCGCCCTGCGCGGCCAGCGACTGCTCGTGGACGGCGAACGGCTCAACCGCCGCCTCGGCGAACTCGCGCGCTTCAGCAGCGCCGAGGAGGGCACGACGCGGCTCGCCTACAGCGACGAGGACCGGGCGGCCCGCGCCTGGCTCTCGGACATCATGTCCGGCCTCGGCCTCGAAGTGCACGTGGACCGCGCCGCCAACCTGATCGGAAGCCGGCGCGGCACCGACCCCTCGCTCGCCCCCATCGTCCTCGGTTCCCACATCGACTCCGTCCCGGCGGGCGGCAGCTACGACGGACAGGTCGGCTCGATGGGCGCGCTTGAGGCGGTGGCCACGCTGGTGGACGCGGGGCGCGAAACCCGCCATCCGCTGGAATTCGTGATCTGGGCCAACGAGGAGGGCGGCAAGACGGGGAGCCGCGCGATCGCGGGCGAAACGCTGCCGTGGGAAGTCGACATCCTCACCGCGAGCGGGTTCTCGATCGGCGAGGGCACGGAGCGCCTGGGCGGCGACCTCACGGACCTGGCCGCGGCCCGCCGGGAGGCCGGCAGCCTCGCGGCCTACCTCGAACTGCACATCGAGCAGGGGTTCGTGCTCGACCGGGGCGGGCTCGACATCGGCGTCGTGCAGGGAATCGTCGGCATCCGCCGCTGGTCCGTCACGGTCGACGGCTTCGCCAACCACGCCGGCACCACGCCCATGGACATGCGGCAGGACGCCATGGTGACGGCGGCGCGCATCATCGATGCCGTGCACGTGACCGCACGCGAACTGTCCGGGCGGCACGTGGCCACGGTCGGCCGCCTGAGCGCCGAGCCCGGCGCGCCGAACGTCATCCCGGGGCGAGTCACCTTCAGCCTCGAGATCCGCGACCTCGCGATGACGGGCATTGACGCGGTCTTCCAGGCGATCCGGGGGCGCGCGGAGGAAATCGCCGCGGCGGACGGCACCACGGTCTCCATCGAACAGTTCTACGAGAGCCGCGCGGCGCCGACCGACCCGCGTCTCCGGGACATCATCGAGGCGGAGGCGCTCGATCTCGGCCTCACGGCGCTCCGCATGCCGAGCGGGGCGGGCCACGACGCGCAGAGCGTCGCCCTGCTGGGGCCGGTGGGGATGATCTTCGTGCCCAGCCGCGAAGGCATCAGCCATTCGCCGCTCGAATTCAC
- a CDS encoding DUF4159 domain-containing protein produces the protein MMRLRPPPAPILATALAAVLAAAAVAGMTGRSDPPPETVAGEASAGDAGAAEAGASLLRERAAARDRLLELEPALAQARAEWGRDFYFTRAIYSGSRGWWGGRGRGTWATDFPKADRQFLFILHRLLAMLDLHEWENPVALDDPELRRFPFLYMLEVGYMNLSEPEIEGLRGYLEAGGFLVVDDFWGEEAWYNFEYHMSRILPGRRIEPIPLDHPIFHQFYDIDEIKTVPAVNNAMRGRYEECWGPPCTPTVRGIFNDHGELMVVINHNTDLGDAWEWSENPYYPIDRSTYAYELAINYIIYGLSH, from the coding sequence ATGATGCGTCTCCGGCCGCCCCCCGCCCCGATCCTCGCCACTGCCCTGGCCGCCGTACTCGCCGCCGCCGCCGTCGCGGGCATGACGGGGCGATCCGACCCGCCGCCGGAGACGGTCGCCGGGGAGGCGAGTGCCGGGGACGCGGGGGCCGCGGAGGCGGGCGCTTCGCTCCTCCGCGAGCGCGCGGCCGCGCGGGACCGGCTCCTCGAGCTGGAACCGGCGCTGGCCCAGGCGCGGGCGGAATGGGGGCGGGACTTCTACTTCACGCGCGCCATCTACTCCGGTTCCCGCGGCTGGTGGGGGGGACGGGGACGCGGCACGTGGGCCACGGACTTTCCGAAGGCGGACCGCCAGTTCCTCTTCATCCTCCATCGCCTGCTCGCGATGCTGGACCTGCACGAGTGGGAGAACCCGGTCGCGCTCGACGACCCCGAACTGCGCCGCTTCCCCTTCCTCTACATGCTGGAAGTCGGCTACATGAACCTCTCCGAGCCCGAAATCGAGGGTCTCCGGGGATACCTGGAAGCAGGCGGATTCCTCGTGGTGGACGACTTCTGGGGCGAGGAGGCATGGTACAACTTCGAGTACCACATGTCCCGCATCCTGCCCGGCCGCCGGATCGAGCCGATTCCGCTGGACCATCCGATCTTCCACCAGTTCTACGACATCGACGAGATCAAGACGGTTCCGGCCGTCAACAACGCGATGCGCGGGCGCTACGAGGAATGCTGGGGACCACCGTGCACGCCCACGGTCCGCGGAATCTTCAACGACCATGGCGAGCTGATGGTCGTCATCAACCACAACACGGATCTGGGCGACGCGTGGGAGTGGTCCGAGAACCCGTACTACCCGATCGACCGGTCGACGTACGCCTACGAACTCGCCATCAACTACATCATCTACGGCCTCAGCCACTGA
- a CDS encoding ABC transporter ATP-binding protein — MNESDGRANVHLDGVTLLFGGVTALENVCLDIRGGELLALIGPNGAGKTSVLNCISGLYRPTAGTITLRDAGDEPHALHRLPPHRIARLGVARTFQSIELFKHMTALDNLMLGRHVHMRGGVISGGIFWGPQRRREIEHRVRVEEVIDFLNLEPIRHAVVGNLPYGQQKLVELGRALALDPEILLLDEPMAGMNSEEKESMARFILDVHEEWGTTPVVIDHDMDVIMDISERVVVLEFGQVIAEGSPSEVRSDPRVIEAYLGRGETVAGALS; from the coding sequence ATGAACGAGTCCGACGGCCGAGCCAACGTGCACCTGGACGGCGTCACCCTCCTCTTCGGGGGCGTGACGGCGCTCGAAAACGTGTGCCTCGACATTCGCGGCGGCGAACTTCTCGCGCTCATCGGCCCGAACGGGGCGGGCAAGACGAGCGTGCTCAACTGCATCTCCGGGCTCTACCGGCCCACGGCGGGCACGATCACGCTGCGGGACGCCGGGGACGAACCGCATGCGCTCCACCGCCTGCCGCCCCACCGGATCGCCCGGCTCGGCGTCGCGCGCACCTTCCAGAGCATCGAACTCTTCAAGCACATGACCGCGCTCGACAACCTCATGCTGGGCCGCCACGTCCACATGCGGGGCGGAGTCATCTCCGGCGGGATCTTCTGGGGTCCCCAGCGGCGCCGCGAGATCGAGCACCGGGTGCGGGTCGAGGAAGTGATCGACTTCCTGAACCTGGAGCCGATCCGCCACGCCGTCGTCGGCAACCTCCCCTACGGACAGCAGAAGCTCGTCGAACTCGGCCGCGCCCTGGCGCTGGATCCCGAGATCCTGCTCCTCGACGAACCGATGGCCGGGATGAACTCCGAGGAGAAGGAGTCGATGGCGCGCTTCATCCTCGACGTGCACGAGGAGTGGGGGACCACCCCGGTCGTCATCGACCACGACATGGACGTGATCATGGACATCTCCGAGCGCGTGGTCGTGCTCGAGTTCGGACAGGTCATCGCCGAAGGCTCTCCGTCCGAGGTCCGCTCCGACCCGCGCGTGATCGAGGCGTACCTGGGCCGCGGGGAAACAGTGGCCGGAGCCCTCTCGTGA